The DNA region CTAAAGTTTGGAATACATTTCCCGAAAGCGTTACATCCCGCACAGGTTCAGCAATTTTGCCGTTCCTAATCATCCACGCTTCCCCAGCACTGAAGGTGAACATTTCCCCATTCGTCATCCCACCCAACCAATTGCGGGCATACACTCCTTCTTTGATATCGCTGAATAAGTCTTTGACTGGTGTTTTACCCCGTTCAATCCAGGTATTTGTCATCCGCACAATGGGAGTAAAGTGATAGTTGAGACAACGAGCGTTACCCGTAGGCGCTTCCTCCAATTTGCCTGCGGTTTCACGAGAATGTAAACGTCCAACTAAAACTCCATCTTTAATTAGTTGAGTAGTAGTAGCAGGCGTACCTTCATCATCGTAAAAATAGCTACCGCGATGTCCCTCTGGGGCAGCACCATCAAAAATTTGCAGTTCTTCTGGGCCAAATCGGCGTCCGATGGTCATGACTTCCAGAAGATCGGGGTTTTCGTAAGCCATATCGGCCTCAGAAAGATGTCCAAAGGCTTCGTGGACAAACAAACCCGTGAGAATTGGGTCAATTACAACGGTGTAAGTATTGCCTTTCACCGATGGCAGAGATAAAGCTGCGATCGCTCTTTGAGCGGAACTTTTTACCTGTTCATCCAAATCAGTTAAATCTTCATAAGCTTTGCGAGAGCCAGTAGTTTCCCGTCCAGTTTGTACGGTTTCGCCATTTCTGGCAGTAGCCGCAAAGCGCATTTCCATATCCACCCAAGATTGCTCGATCAAAGTGCCTTCTGAGGTAGCTATGATCACTTTTTGGGCGCTGTCACCGTAACGCACCGAGGTAGTGGTAATCCGGGGATCAACACTTTTGAGCAATTCAGTATAGCGATCGCACAATTGTTTTTTCTGCGAGAGTGGGATTTGTCGGGGATCAGTGCCTTTTAAGGGTAGAATGCATACTGCCTGCACAGGGTCAATAGGTGCAAGTAAAGTTTCTTCATCACCAACCATCCGCGCCGCAGCGATCGCTTCTTCTATGCGATCTTTGATTGTCGCCAGTTGGTTAAAGCAGCTCAAACCCCATCCACCTTTATAACAAGCGCGAATATGTCCACCAATGGAGATGCCAACGCTTAGGGTTTCTACCTTGTCGCCACGCAACAAGATATCAGTCCCTTCTGCTTCTTCAAGGCGAATCATCAGATAATCTACACGCTCAGAGTAGCGGGCGATCAGGTCAGAAAGTAAATTTTGTGCGTCAGCAAGTGTAGTCGGCATTTCCAATTAGTAACAATGACTAACTGCATTTATTTTGCAATTAATTGGGGAATATCTGCTACTCAATATTAGGAGTTGCTCATGAGGGGGTAAAAGAAGATCACACAGACAAGCAGAAAAACCAATGCTCCATGCCTTATCTTTAGTACTTCTGAGTTACGGTGGGTAAGAACTCAATGATGTGCTAAGGTAATTAGGTGAGAATAAAATTCGGTTACAGCGTTTGTTTTTAGTATTGACAGGCTTTTCCCTTTTGGTCTTAACAAGCTTGTCTCCGAAATCTAAATCTCTACACACCTATGATTTTGGAGATAACGCATGTCAATTTATGTAGGTAATCTATCCTACGAGGTCACACAAGAAGACCTCACCTCTGTTTTTGCTGAACATGGTTCTGTAAAACGCGTTCAGTTGCCTACTGACCGTGAAACAGGCCGTCCACGCGGCTTTGCTTTCGTAGAGATGGGTACAGAAGCTGAAGAAACAGCCGCCATTGAAGCTCTTGATGGTGCTGAGTGGATGGGACGCGATCTCAAAGTGAACAAGGCCAAACCCAAAGAAGACAGAAGTGGTTCCTTTGGTGGTGGTGGTGATCGTCGCGGCGGCGGCGGTGGTGGATACAACCGAGGACGCTACTAAGCTTTAAGATCAAAAATTAAGTTTTAACGTTTTAAGGGCAGATAATGAATCTGCCCTTTTTGCGCTTCGGTCTACTGGATAGCTTAAAATTGCCCAGTACCAATTAAGTAGGAGATGAAAATGACCCAAGTATTTGTGGGCGAAAATGAAGGAATTGAGTCAGCCTTACGTAGATTTAAGAGGGAAGTTTCCAAAGCAGGTATTTTTCCAGATATGAGAAAGCATCGTCACTTTGAAACGCCTTTAGAAAAACACAAGCGCAAAGAAGTTGCAAGGCACAAACAACGTAAGAGAAATTTCCGTGCCAATTAAAAATAAGCGATACTTACACTAAGGTACACTAACACACTCTCTCATTAGATTCTTAACTGTCGAAGAGGCGATCGCTGTACTGCTACGTATAAAATCTAAAAGGTAGGTTTTGGCAAAGGCATTACTGATTATAGGATGGGCATGTAAATAACGGTGTGTCCCCCAACTGCAAAAAAACTTTTGATTGTTACTTCCAGGATGGCGATCGCTACGCTGAATCTACGAAAATTTGACTGAAAAATTTATTTTTGGCATTCCCTTAGTAGTCTAAAAGACTTTAAAAGATTCGTCTTGGAAAGTTGAGTCAAGACTTTGGGCAAGTAATACTCGAATTGCAACCCTTCTTAGTTAGGAGAAGCGTAAGAAGTAGCATAGAAAACCCAAATTGGTCGGGGCTGGTGAGATGGAAATTAGGCATACATCCATTCCCAGTGACGCACACTATATAGTAGTCGAACTGGAGGGTTTGGGCAGGAATACTTTTACCCCTGCCTTCAAACTCCCCTAGTGATTTTCCTCGAATCCGCAGGTACTAAAGACAATGAGAACAGACAGGTTTGCGGATCTTTGTAGATGAACTATTAGCTCAAAACTATCCATATTGGGCATGGCTAAATGAGCAGAATCACATTTTAGTTGTGTTATTTGCTAATTATAGTGCCTGTTTACGGGAAAATCATTGATAAGTGTGAAACACTATCTTTGACTCAGGAATTGAGATGTGCCCATCATGATTCTATTTTTTGTTGAGTATGATTTAGTAAGTTTGGGGCACTTTTTCCTCTTGAATAGAAAGAGAGCGAATTAACTCCCGAATAACATCGGTTGCTGGTCTTCCCGTCATTGAACAATATTGTTCAAGCTTCTGTGCCTCACTTGATGTGAGATTGATTGTAAGTCGTTTAGCAGCCCATTTTTTATTCATGTAGTAGACAGACAAACTATATTTTTAAACTACTTCTCTAATATCAATCTTTTAAGATGCTACTACAATGGTATAACTAATGACATTTAATTTAAGTAATCATGAAGAAACATATTATGTTTTTCTAAGCAATAGTGAAGAGGTAGAGTGTATTCTCAAATATGAAGTTTAGCTCCTTTTAGGGGAATAATTATAAATAGAATGTAAAAGGAATATTAAAGTAAGAGGCTATTTATAAAGTAAATCTAAAGGGAAAACTCAGTAGAAGACTAACTCGATGATACAAATAGAGAGTACATCTATTGGAACAATGTTTCACAAGACATATTCTACCGATCTCAGCAATGCTGAATGCAGAATCCTTGCTCATCTGATTCCAGAAGCGAAACGGGTGGTCATATTATCACTCCCGGTTCGCCCATTTTTTCAGAAGTTAGATAAAAGTGAGCAAAAGCGTAAAGGCAGAAATCATGTCTCAGTATGAAGAGTTCGATATAACAACGAACAGCTTGTTTAAGGGATAGTAGAGAAGAAATTTGATTAGTCACGTAAACACGCCAACCTAACAATTTAATTTGTTGCGTAACTGCTGATTCTAAAATCTCAAAATCTAGATTTATAGATGTTGATTCTCTCGTTTGAGGTAGTCTATCAAGATACTTCCTAGTTGTTTTTTGATGTTTTGTAACTTGAAGATTAACCAAATTATTGCGATGCTTCCTAAGCTTTCACCTTCCCAATTTCCATGTTTGGGAAAGTGCTTATCAATGAGTTCTTTTACACCCATGCGCTCTAATTGTCTTAGCAGTACAGGTATATCATCTACTCGCTCGTTGGTAATTATAGGTTCTGTATTCATAAACCCGAACATATACCTACTCTGTACCTTTGGATATATGTCGTTGGATATACTTTTTCCTGCTTGTTTTCTCTAACTCATAAAAAAATGGGCGAACCGGGAGTTATTAATTTATAGAACTGCTAAAAGATAGTGCAGATGCTTCCAATAGATGCGGATGGTGGTGTTGCCAAAAACTTAAAATCTCTTCACCAACCTGTTGAGGATAGAAATAGTGAAAAAAATGATATCCTTCTGGGCATTCCCAGAGTTTATCTTCTGGCTTCAACCAATTCAACCAGTCATGCAATACATTTGAGTTGACTACCGGATCGCTCTTGCTACCACATACCATCATTGGCATAGAAACTCCACCTTTGGGTAAATAAACTAACTTAAATAAAGAGTGTGACGAGGGAGATTGTTCTAAATCTTTATCTAAGGCAGCTACTAACTTTTTAGTGGTATGAGGCGGTTGATTTCCAAATAGACTGCGAACGCTGCTTGCTAAAACTAGCTCACGGCTGATACTAAAAAGCTGTCTTTGAAAGTAATAATGAGCTTGCCAATTGTTTGCAGGTTGAGCAGCTACAGCCAGCAAGGTGAGCGATCGCACTTTTTCGGGAAATCTACGCGCAAAGCTTAAAGCGATCGCACCACTCATACCATGACCTGCCAAATGCACGGGGCGATCGCGCCATTCTAAAAACTCATACAGCAACTCCACAGCTTGATCTATGGAACTGGCTTCATCTTTGGTTTGCTGGTATTCCCACTGGGCGATTTTCATATACCCAGATAAGTATTCAAGCAATGGTTTATCAAAACGTTTCAAAATAGGGCTGGCATTTAACCACAGAACATCAAATGAATCAGACATAAATACCTATAACTTCTAAATTATCACTTTCAGTAGGGGCATACAGCTGTGCGTCCCTAATCTCTACAAACTAACCGCACTACCAAACTCATCCCGAATTTTTTCAGCATCAGATTCAGTGTTGCCAGTTTAAGTACCAGAGAATAGATCGATTTTTTTCGACATATTGTCAACCTGATATATAGTTTTACGATTCTCCTTCCCTGCGGGACGCTACGCGAACGCAAGCAATAATTTACGCAAGGATACTTATTTGCCTTGCTTGTTGAAATTTATTATGGGCTTAATGACTTTCTATCTCAATAAACTTAAAGATATCGTATCAGACTTATTGCAAGTATTTATCATTTAATTTGATTGAAGTTTTGTAAAGTATTTCAGGAAACAAACAAATTAAAGAAAAAGCTATACTTGTACAATAAAGAGTACAAGTTGTGGCAAGATGAAAGTTATCTCTTTTAGCGAGGCGAGAAATAGCCTGAAGACGGTTTTAGATCGGGTGACGGAAGATGCCGACTATACGATCATCACCAGACGGGATGCGGATGATGCGGTGGTGATGTCGCTGGAGTTTTTCAATAGTCTGATGGAGACTGTGCATTTACTGAAGTCTCCGACAAATGCAGCCCATTTAGAACGTTCTATTGCTCAATTTAAGCAAGGGAAAGTGGTGGAGCGAGATTTGCTCAATGACTAGAATGCTGGCATGGACAGATGAGGCTTGGGCTGATAATCTTTACTGGCAAGGGCAAGACAAGAAGACACTCAAAAGAATCAATAAATTGATTCAAGAGACGATGCGGATGCCTTTTGAGGGTATAGGTAAGCCAGAACCTCTACGGGAAAATTTAGCTGGCTTTTGGTCGCGGCGAATTGATGATGCAAATCGTTTGGTTTATGCGGTGGAGGATGTTTATCTAACGATTATTTCTTGTCGATACCATTATTAAACTCTATCGACTCAAACTAAGTGCCTTACGATATCCTTACAAAATGTTCCTGATGATTACTGGTTTCAAAAATTACTTCTGTAAAGGAAGCTAGAGGAAGTAAATTTTTTGTGCATTTATGAAATTAATCCAAATACTAAAAGTAGCTGTAATTCCTGTTTTGACTGTATTTGGCTTTGTGTCTGCATCAAACATAGCACTAGCCGACTACTTAAATAGTCAGGGGTCAGGAGGTGATTACCGTTATGAATTATGGGCTACCGATGATAATAATTATTACTATTTGAAAGTTTGGCTATATGAAGCAAGTCAAAACAGTGACCCATATACCACAACTAGAAGTTTTACCTCTAGTAGAGAAGCTTTAATTTATTTTGATTGTAGTTACGCTGAGAAAAATTTACCAGAATGTTCTCAATGAGAATTTTGAACCGCCCTCAAAATAATTCGTAATTCGTAATTGAATTCTTTAATTACGAATTACAAATTACAAATTACGCTTCAGCTGGTTGATATTCTTGTTGTCTTTCTACAAAAGTCTGTACACGGGTGCGGTAGTTTCTCACAGTCTCATCTACCCATTCGCGATCGTTGCTATTTGCATACAAATGCACCAGTGGTTCGCTGGCATCTGGTAAAACTAACAGCCAACTGTCATCGTAGGGTTGACAGATTTTCACTCCATCGATAAGTTCTAGGTTTTGGGCTGGATGAGTTTCGACTAAGTAACGCATCAAAGCACCCTTAGCTGTCCACGG from Nostoc commune NIES-4072 includes:
- a CDS encoding TldD/PmbA family protein produces the protein MPTTLADAQNLLSDLIARYSERVDYLMIRLEEAEGTDILLRGDKVETLSVGISIGGHIRACYKGGWGLSCFNQLATIKDRIEEAIAAARMVGDEETLLAPIDPVQAVCILPLKGTDPRQIPLSQKKQLCDRYTELLKSVDPRITTTSVRYGDSAQKVIIATSEGTLIEQSWVDMEMRFAATARNGETVQTGRETTGSRKAYEDLTDLDEQVKSSAQRAIAALSLPSVKGNTYTVVIDPILTGLFVHEAFGHLSEADMAYENPDLLEVMTIGRRFGPEELQIFDGAAPEGHRGSYFYDDEGTPATTTQLIKDGVLVGRLHSRETAGKLEEAPTGNARCLNYHFTPIVRMTNTWIERGKTPVKDLFSDIKEGVYARNWLGGMTNGEMFTFSAGEAWMIRNGKIAEPVRDVTLSGNVFQTLADIEAIGDDFYWDESGGCGKGGQNGLSVGCGGPSLRIRDVVVGGET
- a CDS encoding RNA recognition motif domain-containing protein; translated protein: MSIYVGNLSYEVTQEDLTSVFAEHGSVKRVQLPTDRETGRPRGFAFVEMGTEAEETAAIEALDGAEWMGRDLKVNKAKPKEDRSGSFGGGGDRRGGGGGGYNRGRY
- the rpsU gene encoding 30S ribosomal protein S21 is translated as MTQVFVGENEGIESALRRFKREVSKAGIFPDMRKHRHFETPLEKHKRKEVARHKQRKRNFRAN
- a CDS encoding CopG family transcriptional regulator, which gives rise to MNKKWAAKRLTINLTSSEAQKLEQYCSMTGRPATDVIRELIRSLSIQEEKVPQTY
- a CDS encoding alpha/beta fold hydrolase, with product MSDSFDVLWLNASPILKRFDKPLLEYLSGYMKIAQWEYQQTKDEASSIDQAVELLYEFLEWRDRPVHLAGHGMSGAIALSFARRFPEKVRSLTLLAVAAQPANNWQAHYYFQRQLFSISRELVLASSVRSLFGNQPPHTTKKLVAALDKDLEQSPSSHSLFKLVYLPKGGVSMPMMVCGSKSDPVVNSNVLHDWLNWLKPEDKLWECPEGYHFFHYFYPQQVGEEILSFWQHHHPHLLEASALSFSSSIN
- a CDS encoding type II toxin-antitoxin system Phd/YefM family antitoxin; the encoded protein is MKVISFSEARNSLKTVLDRVTEDADYTIITRRDADDAVVMSLEFFNSLMETVHLLKSPTNAAHLERSIAQFKQGKVVERDLLND
- a CDS encoding Txe/YoeB family addiction module toxin, whose product is MTRMLAWTDEAWADNLYWQGQDKKTLKRINKLIQETMRMPFEGIGKPEPLRENLAGFWSRRIDDANRLVYAVEDVYLTIISCRYHY